The following nucleotide sequence is from Puntigrus tetrazona isolate hp1 chromosome 12, ASM1883169v1, whole genome shotgun sequence.
GTGATGAAACCTAATGTCAAACTCTTTCTGCTGCAGTATACTTCTGCAAAGCAGAGGCTTTGACATACAACGGCAGTAAAGTACCTCCAAATCCAAGTCAGATAAagatcatttttacaaattacaatCTCATAATTGACTGTATGCATGTTTAAAGTCAGCTCAGTCGCTTCCCATCAACTCAGTTATGCTATAATGGAAGCGCTCGGTTTATCTATATAATCCATTCACAATCTGAAGAAATGTCTGCAAGGGTCTCTTCTTACtgtatatctaatatatatatatatatatatatatatatatatatatatatatatatatatatatatctatctatcacaaCTTTCAATAGAAGTTTACACACTGGCTTATTCTCTAGAATGCTACATGAATATAGTTAACTGAAGTAAAATAACATGTAGACCATTCATTTAAAGGTCTGTAACTACCTGTCAGTGTAGACGTAGCTgtagatgttgttgttgttgtagatCTTGCTGTTGAagaagttgttgttgttgctccagatgctgttgttgttgttgctccagatgctgttgttgttgctgcatATATTGTTGCTGTTGCAGATGTTGTTGCTGCGGACACTGTTGTTGCAGGTGTTGTGGCAGATGTTGTTGACTGTGTTGTCGCAGGTGTTATTGATGGAAATATTGTTTGCGTCCTGGCTGTTCAAGAGCAAGAGAGAtaattaaattctgaaaaagaaaattctgaaatgtgtgtattttaacaaacacattaacactGAACATCAAACAGGAACAAAGGGCTTACCGAGGGACAGGACTGATATGAACACCAACAGATGTCGTGAAACCGGAGACAGTCTCATGATGAAGAAGTCAGGAAAAAGCAGAGTCCTTCTGTAATCACAGATCATTAAAGCagcattcattattatattttacactaaTGTACAAGAACGTatgcagcaacaacaacatctGAACCTTTTTTGGATTGATCTTGGGAAATTATTATCTAATAATTTGAGATACTAGATTTTTTTCATGAGCTTTCATGAGCTATAAGcgctaataataaaacacaaaacattgtgttatgtaaatgttttactttacatgtaatgCATCTAGAATATAGGAAAGTTtaactttttgaatttttgagttaccaaaaaaaaaaaaaaaaaaaagttttttacgagattatatagaatatatatattatccaaCAAGGGCATTACAATAAGAAAAAGTGACAGCTAATACATACATGTTACAAAAGAgttctgtttttaataatttatgtataaaaagaatcGTAAGACAAAAAATTATctagtttttacaaaaacatgagGCAGCATAACTTTTTACcactaatgataataacaaatgtttaatgagCAAAAcgattagcatattagaatgatttcttaaagaTCATGTGAGACTACAgataggttatatatatatatacacacacacacacacacacacacacacacacacgcttaccTCAGACCTTCTTCTAAGCTGCTCTTGTACCGAATGTGGTTTAGCAGGAAGtttcattgattttaaatgtgtccCAGACCTGCTTTTACGAGTAAACCCttctttgaataaaacatgagcTGTCAGttacaaaactgtttttaagtGGTCACGACTTCAACATGTTAATacaattatacatttcatataatataGTCATCatgaatactgaaaaaaacaacaacaacaacagatttTCTTCCATCACAACATTTTGCCGTGTGTGacgaaattatataaattagcCCAATCTGAAAGTGATGCAAGTCTAATGAACACTGCCTAAAGTTGAACATATGAATTATTTGTTGAATGTATACACACTATTTGTCTATTATTTtactcttttaattaaaataattaataataatattaaagtacaactaattaaatgtcattaaatgtaGTATTGCGATTATCAttcacttttataaaaaaaaaaatattctcacaCAATTTATTCTCACACATATTTTCTGTGACTTTCTGTGGGATTCTTGCTTTTCCCTCTTCTGGCCAAAACGTCTGTTCTTCTTATAAGCGGGGAGTTAAGCAGAGAAAAGTAGTTGTTGGAATAATATTTTAGCTTAAGTTACTGAACGGAAAACAGAACGAGGCGCGCTGTATTCCAGGAAACAGCATGAGAACAATGAGGTTGCAGTAACTGTAGACACATTTTTGGAGTTTGGGTTATTTGACACTGTCTCCTTTGTTGCGTTTTTAAAGACACTTGATATTCATCACTACTTTGACACTGTTGGGTAAGAATCAAGCTTGAACTGAATTTAGCTGAATAATTACACTTTTGTCATGTTGTTATTCAGCTTCATTGCTGAATATGCAACACTAAACTGACTTCAGATGAATACAACTCCTTTCATACCGATGAACTTTACAATGATTGAACTACAGTTAATCATCACTAAACTGAACTGATAGAGCTGATATTCAGGCTTAGTGTTGCCAGATCAagctattataaatgtttttgggcTTATTTTTGACagtatcatttaaaacacagacTGGGAACAAGCAGGTTGGAGAATTAAATGAAATAGCCTGCAAACATTAGCATTGAAGAAGTATACgctattttattcagtatgGTACTTACATTTTAACAAAGTCGTGCTAACTGCACTTATAAGAGCACTAGACAAAGTTATTATTCATAAagttatatatgatataaaattacatattcataaaaactataaactatcCACCCCTAACCgacagtaaaatattaacaaatctCTAACAGTGTTAAAGATCACTCCAAAACAGTTTAACAAACATCTACATGTCTCTCTTTTTAAGCGTTTGGTGTAAATAATGAATTGTGGGACTTTATAGTACAATTCTTAACCCACCCCAGACTTCACTCATTTTCAGAATCTAGCTACGGCCATGAATAAAGGAGAAGGAGAAACATTTTGCTTTCAGTAAAggtttgtttacatttctgCAGCTGACATTTGATACACACGGCATGATTGATGCgcaaagaaaaaaggagaaTCGGTGATAATGGAGCTCTTCTTTGATACTATTTTTATGCTGGTTTGAGTCCTTTGTagccatttaaatgaaaccACCTTAATGAAAAACTGGAGCTTTTATGCAATCGGGGATACTTGTTGTCAGGTGTTCAACAAACCGGTTTTCATTTTCCTGAAGGAGGCTGTAATTACGGATTTATCTTCTGCGTTTTTCTTAACTTCAGCTCGACGCTGTTCGGCAGACCGTACTTGACCAGCTCCTGTTTTATCTGAAACACAGACGAACAAACAGATCAAACTCGCCGTGTTGAGCGTTTGCgctgcattttatataaatattcgTAGTAAGTGTGACGAACCTGCTGTAGAAGCTGCTCAGAGTTTCCACTCTGTGTCACGTCTGAAAATGAGGAAAGTCTGAATCGAATCCCAAGAACGTTGTCTAAAGGGAACAATactcatttatatttgttaacGCTAATCATACAATGCGTGGGGTtctatgaaattattaaaacgcTTTCTATAAATAAGACATTTACTTTTCAAGATGCTGTTTCCTGGTTCGCTGTCCACCCTGAAGACCCATCGACCGGGAACACCAACATTACTGGAGTTCCTGAGGTTTGAGATGAAGCTGCTGAGGTTTGATCCAGGAATCACAAAGTAGTTTGTGGAGCTTATTGTGTCATAACCAGCCTGAAAGCGTGGAGAAACATTATtcatatacaatacatatatagtGATTAGTAACATTTTGTTCACAATACAGAAAACTGGTTTCTTTTACCTGCACTGGATGTGTTGTTACAGCAATGTCTCCATAATTCATCAGAATAAAGGAATAATTACCGCCTGAAATTAAAACTATCTGAAACGAAGTTTCctgcaaaaatgtacaatgaaattattttctctctcagtACCTTTGTGGTCTgatgtgttaaataaaatgtggatGAAGTGAAGACAATCACATTTCAGAAGAATATTAATCTTACTGTGTTGGTTACTGGGAAGTAAGCGACTTTATCCCACGTCGCAACGAAGACCCAAGAAGCGTTGAAGTTCAGATCTGGGAAATATGTCTTTATATCCCGAGTGGCGTTTGTGAGAAGACCTCCATTAATGTACTGCTGATATGAAACAACTCCTTTCACACGGTTGTCAAGATCAGTCCAGAGACCAGCAATTATATCCTGATTTCTGTTAGCGGGAAACGAGTAGGGAACATATTCTGACGAAGCCTGGTTAAATGTGAAGAATCCATTATTATTCACCTGAAACATGAGAAACATCGTCAAAATCATTGATCAAGGATgagtttataaaatattcaccAATCACATTGAGACCTAGAATAAAGATGGAGGTGAATTCTTACGTAAATCTGCTGGTACGAGTGGCCAAAGAACAGAAATGAACTCGACAGCTGAATAACAGGAGAGCTTCCATCTTCTAGAACAGGATTATTTGTGTCTCCTGCCGCTGAGCCGAACGGGTAAAATATTGCTGCCAAGAAAACGAATAAAAaacgttactttttttttaaatcgttgGTAACGTTTTATGTTAGCAACAGGAAGATGATTtcaatttttgtgtgttttatctttttgtaGTATTGTTTCTGTATCATTTTCCTTTCAATTAAAAttccataattaaaaaaaaagaagtcaaaacaatGAACATCGGCAGCGCGTGCGTGATTGGTAGCGCTAGGGCgggaaaacacagaaaataaaacccGGCAACAGTAAAAAAAGATCCATCGGGAGCTCCCGAGAAGAAAAACCAATTCAAACTTCATTTAAAAGCTATATAGCTACATTTGTTTGCAGAGTGTTTATAGACAGTACCATATTGACTGTAAAGGATGACAGAAAAGGTAGCTACTGTTCACATCCCCGTCATTAACTTTTTATAACGTCGATTAAAAGCTTGTTACTGCAAGAAGACATGTTGTATAAATTCATGATTTATTTACATAGAATAATGTTAGTAAGTTATCTCTCCCTTTGTGTcctacaaaatcattttatactGTCCTGCAGATGAGCTACACCTATGTTTTAAATAGACTAATCACGGAAACACATGGACTTtatgaaattgatcaaaaataacatgtattattatagcTATTGTATTGTATAGGCCGACTCAAACACGCTTCAAAAGAGCTCCCTGCAAATCTACCCGAAAAACTACAAAAtcttctttaaatgcaaaggaTGGTCACACCGAAggtagatttaatttaattaatagaaattaattagttaacaaaaaactatttgtgaCCTTTTTTGACAGCATAATcacttttcagcatttttacacaagtgCTTAAAACTTTCAAAAGTACTATAGCTTTGCAGGTTTGCCTCAGTTACAGACTGGATATACATTAATCAAAATTTACACTTGATGTCTGCATTTGGAAACTTCCAAACATGTTTTGCAATTATGTTTTGTCTTTACCGACAGAGATAGACACTACTGAACGATGAACAGTGCACAGAGATGGTCAAATATTCATAACTGTGGCGGTCAGTAGAGGGCAGAGCAGACTACGTTACCTGTCATAGTCATGGTAAGATTGTTGATGTTCCTAACCTCTGCACGAaacaaatatgacaaatatcAGTTACATATGTAGTCATTTTAGTGCATTCATCACCACAGCATGCCAAAAACGTATACATGTGTGAATGGAAACTATTCTTACCTGCACAGTACGCTCGATAGCAGTAATCTACACGAAAAAGCTTGTAGACGTAATAACCTCCCGGGCAGGCTTTGACTTTGATAGTGTATTTGAAATCGCAGCAGTTATTCAACCAGTTTCCACAGACGTCTCGTTTTACCTCTCCATCCTGAACTGTTGGATGCGCTCCGGTCAGCCACATCGCTCCACCAGTGCCACAACTAAGGTGGCTAACGCACGAGTCCGGCATCTGTGCGTTCTGACCATTGATGAAGAAACGATACCAGTCGTACCCGCTGATCAAATAGTCACACATGTATTGGGTTATATAGGGATATCGATAGTCTGTGGACCTCCAAGGATCGTCCAGCACAGTGTATTTGTAGCAGGGgtctgtgaaaacaaacaaacggacAAGAAAACtattagaaaaattaattattgaaatgaCTAATCGTACCGTGGTCCCTGGGGTGGTGGTAAAAAGTATCTTTTTCCCCCCTGAGATATCAggattacaaataaatgtgccTCAACCTACTTTATCCCTGATTTAAAGCGGGCAGGATGTTAGATTTGATGGGCTGAGGAAAATAATTGCAGTTATTATCGAAGATTGTGCGACACTCCACTTCCTTCCAGTTTAGAAGAATGAACTCCCACAGATCATGGACAGGTCAGGCTAATCAAAGCGTTTTGGCCTCGCTTTTCAGGAAGTGTGAGGCACGCTGTATTTTCCTCATAACTAGTCTCATAACTGTAGTAATTCTGACAAGAATGCACATCCATTCATTTAAAGTCCTGTAATTACCTGTCAGTGATTTAGTTGTCGCTGTAATGCCtattaaagaaacaaagagaatAAAGGTAACATTTATGTGAAATGAAGTGCTGCggtatttattataaatcatttatccATGCACatcatcattttgtttattacatGTTCCCTCAAACTCTTTTTCTCCGTGACCTGTCACTCACATGAAATCGACCAATAGCAAACCACAACAATCCAATCATTTCCTGATGAACAAAATCAAGCCACGCCCTACATTTATCTTAGTTTGAGAAGCCGTCGGATATAATCATCACAGCAGGGAAGTTAACgtttgttttgtaacatttctacataaaaaaaagcttcttctTGGGTTTGAATTTAATTAGTAACAGGACGATGATGACCTCAGATGGGCATTTTAATGTTGTCTATCTCAAGCTTCTGCTGAAAAGGTAGGTTATTTGCACTTAAAGAGACACTCTGTAATCTCTAAAACTATTATGCtccaaatatttttgaagaaacgGAGTGAACCAGGTAAATATGTCTTTAATCGGATAACAAAAGCAGTAAACAAAACCTCAGCTCTCAAACACGTGGgcttatattaaatgtataaaaaaatacaattattattataatatgtaaatttttataatataaaaatatgtataatataatttttatatttattgctaCAAGGTGCTTCAAGAGACCTCCAACCAAATgtggatttaatttaattaatgcaacTTAATCGTTAAAAAAACCATCATTTTTTCACAAGTGCTGAAAACGTAACAGTACTGTAgctttgcaaaatatataaatcaatatatatacaaatttccTATTTGTTTTACAGTCTTTACCCACAGAAACAAACACTAATAAGTGATAAACAATGTCGTTGGTCCCAAACGACAAATTTTCATGACGCATGCGGTCATAACCGACTGCATTACCTGCTAAGATTGACTCCGGAGTGGGGATAAGTTctgcacacatttttaaaaaaagaatattagtTATATTTGTGCAAAAGTTATGTTATTGACAGATAAAGTCACGAATGTAATACATTGCAAGAACACATACATGTGTGAACGGAAAATATTCTTACCTGCACAGTACGCTCGATAGCAGTGAAATGGCCTCACAAACTCGTACACATAATAACCTCCCGGACAGGCTTTGACTTTGATATTGTATGTGAAATCGCAGCAGTTATTTCCCCAGCTATTACAGACGACTCGGTTTACCTCTCCATCCTGAACCGTTGGATGCGCTCCGTTCAGCCACAGTGCACCAGCAGTGCCACAACTAAAGGGTTTAACGCATGTGTCCGGCATCTGTGCGTTCTGACCATTAAGGAAGAGACGGTACCAGCCAACCcagttgaaaaaaaagtcacacataTATTGGTTCATATAGGGATATGGATTGTCTGTGGATCTCCAAGGATCGTCCAGCACAGTGTATTTGCTGCAGGGGTCTGTCAAAACGAAAAAactattagaaaaataaataattggaaTTACTTTTCATACTATGGAATCTCTTTTATTCCccaatatatcaatataaatattaatatgcctCAAATTAATTTATCTCTGTCTGATTTAAAGTGGGCAGAATGTTAGATTTAATAGGCTGAGAAAAATAATTGTAGTTCTTATAAcagattgttaaaaaaaaaaatacgatgTGTTTTCACTTCCTTCCAATTTAGAAGAATGAAACCCAAATTTTCGTCAAACTCCCACAGACTCAATAAACACAGCTGTTAATCATGATGACACGAACCACTTTTACAGCAGCGAATATCTACCAAAAACACTTggaaacacatttacagaaTAACTCCCTTAATGCACAAAATAAGTCATGTGACTTTGCTTCAAATCATGTGATCAGAACAATGGCAGAGAGTGAGAGGTATGTTTGCATGGACATACTGAACTATTTATTACAGGGGAAAATGTTACTTATACATTTCTGATGGAAATAATCATGGTTGGGTATAATAACTTATCAAAACATTTGAGAAATTTCACACTATTGCATTCCGAGACGTTCGTCACATATCGCTGCTTGGTCAGGACCCTTTGGAGTCACCTTTTGATGCAGAGGGTAcctcatttttcaaaatttaatgaTTTTGTAAAAGATTGtgtaaaaatcatataaaatttaatttttatattctgtGTTTATTGCAGCacctaccctaaacctacccacttctaaacaatataaaacacacacaggcaaatATGAGTGCAGTCACtggtaatattttcaaaaactgacCATAAgcagtacaaaaacaaacaagtcgTGAAATGTCTTTATGCAAAGAGAGTGAAACACCTCAACATATATGCAATACTAGCAATGTCATTACCCAATTTATAACTTAATTATGACAATAAAATTCACAATATCTTACATCGGCATATTGATGCCAAGGGTTTCTTaattaaagcacaaaatgaTGCTAATGGTCAAAAAGTGAGGCCAAAGGGTTCTGACCGAGCGGCAATATGTGTCGAGTAGGAAGTGATTGTAAACTCCAGGCACACATTACAGCATTTGTTGCACTATGTCTGCACATTTTAAGGAGCAAATATTTTAGTACCAGTTTTCCAGGAAGTAACAATGTTCTCTTGATGTCATACCCCTGgacagttttgttttcattcctcGTGTGCCATGTGTGACCATGGCTGCGCTCCACTGCACTTTCAGACACGTACTCGCGTTCTTCCGCTCTCCATTCTTGCGCTGCCATTTTGAAGTGCATTCCCCTTTGCAAAGTGGACGAGGGAAGTTTATTTGGACAGACCCTTCATTTTTACAGAAGGAGCCTGTTTCATTCGCACGCTTCTGGGCACTCCGTAGACCATAATTCAACACGATTATGACGTCTTGTAGAAGACAATGGAGTCacttcaggtcctgggagatgatggtgcccaggaacctgaatgCCTGCACTGTTGGCACAGTGCTGTCCAGGATGGTGAGTAGGGGCTGCAGGGGGGTTGGGATGATGGGAAGACAGTGTTAAAAGATGAGCTgaaaacaggatcctcacataagtccctggtctgtctagATGTTGCAATCCCATATCGACTGCATCATCCACAGACCTGTTTGCTCCATAAGCAAACTGCAGTAAGGGTCcagtaaagtccttcagataacccaaatcagtttttcaaatgatgtTAGATGTTAGAGCCACAGATCTGTGATCATTCAGTCCAGTAATTTTGGACAGGGATGAtagtggagcgtttgaagcatgaagggaCTCCAGTGATCTTTTGAAGATCTGTGTGAAAATGGGGCCAGCTGGTTTTTTCGACAGGCTGGAGTAAAACCGTCTGGGCCTGgtcccttttttcttttgttcttcctgaagacctggcacacgtcatcttcaCTGATCTGGAGTGCAGGTGTGGGGGAGAGAGGGGTGCAGGAGTGAATGGtgtcttttcaaacctgcagtagaactcgttCAGATCGTCTGCCGGTTGTTGATACTCCACAGCGccgggggatggtgtcttgtagttggtgatgtCTTTTAGACCTTTCCACACTGAAGCTGTgtcactagaagagaactgaatGTGTAGCTTTACGGAATAATTCCTCTTTTCCACTCTGATCTTCTTTTCCAGTGTGTATTGTGTTCAAAAGCATTCATAAATTCATCAAACATTCATCAAacataaatcacatttatgTTAACAGGTTAAttacttaatgcattaatttttcaTGAATGTTCATAataacatgcatgtttttactttttgtatttatatttaaaaagaaaaacttgcaTGCAATTATAGCTGTGAATAAATTCCTAAGttcctattatggatttttaaaaaatgatataacCGTTCAAGCagtgtgaatgaaaacatcctaaGTTTTAAATCTAATCAGTGCATAGTgtaagttattgtctctcaaaagaaagatttgtctctgaatcactgaaattatgacttccatagtattttttcttctaaaaacggtgaccaaaacagcctgcttaaaaacatttcaaaatatcttcctttgtgttcggcaaaCACAAGAGCTGACACCAGAACTGAAAGGTACCTCATCAGCACCGTGAAGTCCAACACTAAACAAATATACATCACAACAGGGAAGGTAACTCTTGTTTTGTGTGacattaaattgtaaaacatttctatacataaaaaaaatgtggcaGAGGTTCTTTTTGGATTTGTTAAATTCACACAAGATCTGGTTCTTATTCAAAGGTCCAAAATTACCTGCCAGTGTTGTTGATACAGATGTTGTTGGTGCAGATGTTGTTGGTGCAGATTGAAGACGTTTTTGCAGgtgttattaatgtaaatattgttgGTGCAGTCGTTGATTGTGCCCTGGCTTttatagagaaagagagataattaaagtcaagagaaaaaaaaaaaaaaaaaaaatatatatatatatatatatatatatatatatatatatatacacaatttatttttacaatttttaaaattctacaattttatatacagtttattttgtttattactttaattatatatcatttatttttttacaagcactgaaaataaacaggaaGGCAGCCTTACTGAGTGACAGGACACCAGCAGATATAAAACCAGAGACAGTCTCATGATGATGAAGTCAGAGACAGAACCAGAACGTAGGACAGGAGTCCACCTTAGGGAGCATTATTACAGCATcacattattatatatgcagTTACACCAATGTTATTCCAGAATTAGtatattttacaacatattACAACAGAAAATCATCATAATGcctataaatgttatatttactgAAATTTTGCTTTGTTACGTTATATCATCTTAACTTGTAATAATCAatacactattattattgttattattattattctttaagaTTCTGATCTATTCAGCAGTATATATTGTTCAGATTGAGTTTATGAAGCTTTACATTAAAGAGAAAGGTGTTGCTTACCGTGTGATCTGCTCTTGTATCAAGTGCAGTTTAGCAGGAAGTTTCACTGGTTTTATATGTGTTCAGACCACATCCCATGCAACGAAGAAAATTTTCAAATCAGTTTCACATCTGTCTCATCCTTGACACAccaaaattatgtaaaatcacataacacacacacacacatgcacgcacaaaGGGAATGATCCTGTAACAGTTCTGCTTTGAGTGGGGATCGAACCCAGGTCTACTAGACTCAGTGCTCTGTGTAGACAGGCTGAGCTAACTTCCCAACAAATGAATTCAGGTGCAGAGGTAGCAAAAGCCAGAGtcaaaaagtcttcaaaaataaatcaaactttacttgaggaaaagtccaacaaaacaggaatcagtgactccaataaacagggaaaaacaaagtagacatgatagtcaaaaacataaactcaaGACAGACTTATCTCACAGTTGACACTGGAAACcaaggctcaagactgaacaaacaagcatgGCACAAACTCATTAAATAGTGCTGAACACAGGTGTCACCTATCAGGGCAAACGAAAGGAGCAGTTCAGCAGAAGCCTGGAGAGAGGCGCCACCTGCTGACTAG
It contains:
- the LOC122355155 gene encoding uncharacterized protein LOC122355155 translates to MNQYMCDFFFNWVGWYRLFLNGQNAQMPDTCVKPFSCGTAGALWLNGAHPTVQDGEVNRVVCNSWGNNCCDFTYNIKVKACPGGYYVYEFVRPFHCYRAYCAELIPTPESILAGITATTKSLTDPCYKYTVLDDPWRSTDYRYPYITQYMCDYLISGYDWYRFFINGQNAQMPDSCVSHLSCGTGGAMWLTGAHPTVQDGEVKRDVCGNWLNNCCDFKYTIKVKACPGGYYVYKLFRVDYCYRAYCAEVRNINNLTMTMTAIFYPFGSAAGDTNNPVLEDGSSPVIQLSSSFLFFGHSYQQIYVNNNGFFTFNQASSEYVPYSFPANRNQDIIAGLWTDLDNRVKGVVSYQQYINGGLLTNATRDIKTYFPDLNFNASWVFVATWDKVAYFPVTNTETSFQIVLISGGNYSFILMNYGDIAVTTHPVQAGYDTISSTNYFVIPGSNLSSFISNLRNSSNVGVPGRWVFRVDSEPGNSILKTLLYDPCYNYTVLDDLRRATSNQLQSSYYARYTSKLLCDQYVNWVGWYRLFIRGQSVQMPDTCVDQLSCGTHAPLWLTSPHPRIEDGVVIRNVCGNWWNDCCGFRSNPIKVKACPGNYYVYEFVQPNFCFGTYCADVRNISIYNFTSDPAWAAPAIFYPFGSAAGDTNSSALEDGSSPVIQLSSSFLFFGHSYQQIYVNNNGYLTFNQALSEYTPYSFPANRSQDIIAGLWTDLDNRVKGVVSYQQYINGGLLNRANQDIKTYFPDLNFIASWVFVATWDKVAYYALTNTETSFQIVLISGGNYSFILMNYGDIAVTEHPVQAGYDTISSTNYFVIPGSNLGSFISNLRNSSNVGVPGRWVFRVDSEPNKNNIVGLKAKLTSFSDLTDNGNIQMVLDQLKQVLVRNGLSNSIELKLRKVQKIKP